From Streptomyces griseorubiginosus, one genomic window encodes:
- a CDS encoding macro domain-containing protein, with the protein MGEITYIRGDATAPSAKGVRLIAHVCNDIGGWGKGFVVAVSRRWPEPEAAYRAWHRGRASNDFGLGAAQFVQVERYVWVANMIGQRGIRHGSKGVPVRYEAIDEALGRLADKAMELGASVHMPRIGCGLAGGKWSRVEPLVIERLVKRGVAVSVYDYGDD; encoded by the coding sequence ATGGGGGAGATCACGTACATCCGAGGAGACGCCACGGCCCCGTCCGCGAAGGGCGTCAGGCTGATCGCGCACGTGTGCAACGACATCGGGGGGTGGGGAAAGGGCTTCGTGGTGGCGGTGTCACGCCGGTGGCCCGAGCCGGAAGCTGCCTACCGCGCCTGGCACCGCGGGCGCGCGTCGAACGACTTCGGGCTGGGCGCCGCCCAGTTCGTGCAGGTCGAACGCTATGTGTGGGTGGCCAACATGATCGGGCAGCGAGGGATACGCCACGGCAGCAAGGGCGTCCCGGTGCGCTACGAGGCGATCGACGAGGCACTGGGGCGGCTGGCCGACAAAGCCATGGAGCTCGGTGCCTCCGTGCACATGCCACGGATAGGCTGCGGGCTGGCCGGAGGCAAGTGGTCCCGCGTCGAGCCCCTGGTCATCGAGCGGCTCGTAAAGCGCGGTGTCGCCGTCAGCGTCTACGACTATGGGGACGACTGA
- a CDS encoding M1 family metallopeptidase, which yields MHRRLIAPGALAAASLMLAIPASAASSSPGAPGIGDPYYPDYGNGGYDVSHYDLRLKYQPATDELEGTATLLARTTQDLSRFDLDFLLDVSEVRVNGAKASFTTSGEHELEITPKSPLAKGTSLTVVVRYSGVPSSKQAYGFTSWHRTPDGGVGANEPEAAWWWFPSNDHPLDKATYDVSVLVPDGSQAISNGTLQSTSSRLGWTRWNWRSDKPQATYLATLAVGKFDLTTGTTDGGIPVVNAYSKDLGANYGAARASVERTGEIADWLSSYFGPYPFDALGGYVPNTTTGYALETQTRPFYSPRQFANGSNTSVVVHELAHQWYGDLVSVRGWKDIWINEGFARYAQWLWSEHEDEGTAQELADYVYASHPADDAFWTVRPGDPGPENQFDIAVYDRGALALQALRNEIGDEAFFAVLKGWPQKHAYGNASVADFQRYAEEVSGRPLAALFDTWLFQPSKPGAPAARGASIARAGKAPAQPKSWQKIAATNEVHGD from the coding sequence GTGCACCGCAGACTGATCGCACCGGGCGCACTCGCGGCGGCCTCCCTGATGCTGGCGATCCCGGCGTCGGCGGCGAGCTCGTCCCCCGGCGCACCGGGCATCGGCGACCCCTACTACCCGGACTACGGCAACGGCGGATACGACGTCTCCCACTACGACCTGCGGCTCAAGTACCAGCCCGCGACGGACGAGTTGGAGGGCACGGCGACCCTCCTCGCGCGCACGACCCAGGATCTGTCCCGGTTCGATCTGGACTTCCTGCTCGATGTGAGCGAGGTGCGGGTCAACGGCGCGAAGGCGTCCTTCACCACGTCGGGTGAGCACGAGCTGGAGATCACGCCCAAGTCGCCGCTGGCCAAGGGCACTTCCCTCACGGTCGTCGTCCGCTACAGCGGAGTGCCCTCGTCGAAGCAGGCGTACGGCTTCACCAGCTGGCACCGCACTCCGGACGGCGGGGTCGGGGCGAACGAGCCCGAGGCGGCCTGGTGGTGGTTCCCGAGCAACGACCACCCGCTCGACAAGGCCACCTACGACGTGTCGGTCCTGGTGCCGGACGGCAGCCAGGCCATCTCCAACGGCACGCTCCAGTCGACGAGTTCACGCCTCGGCTGGACCCGCTGGAACTGGCGCTCCGACAAGCCGCAGGCCACGTATCTCGCGACGCTGGCCGTCGGCAAGTTCGACCTCACGACCGGGACGACCGACGGCGGCATTCCGGTCGTCAACGCCTACAGCAAGGACCTGGGCGCCAACTACGGTGCCGCGCGGGCCAGCGTCGAGCGGACCGGGGAGATCGCCGACTGGCTGAGCTCGTACTTCGGGCCGTATCCCTTCGACGCGCTCGGCGGGTACGTCCCGAACACCACCACCGGGTACGCGCTGGAGACCCAGACCCGGCCCTTCTACAGCCCGCGCCAGTTCGCGAACGGGTCCAACACCTCCGTGGTCGTGCACGAGTTGGCCCACCAGTGGTACGGCGACCTGGTGTCGGTGCGCGGCTGGAAGGACATCTGGATCAACGAGGGCTTCGCGCGGTACGCGCAGTGGCTGTGGTCCGAGCACGAGGACGAGGGCACGGCACAGGAACTCGCCGACTACGTCTACGCCTCGCACCCGGCGGACGACGCGTTCTGGACCGTGCGGCCGGGTGACCCCGGGCCGGAGAACCAGTTCGACATCGCGGTCTACGACCGGGGCGCGCTGGCCCTCCAGGCGTTGCGGAACGAGATCGGCGACGAGGCGTTCTTCGCGGTGCTGAAGGGGTGGCCGCAGAAGCACGCGTACGGCAACGCGTCGGTGGCCGACTTCCAGAGGTACGCCGAGGAGGTGTCGGGGCGGCCGCTCGCCGCGCTGTTCGACACGTGGCTGTTCCAGCCGTCGAAGCCGGGGGCGCCCGCGGCTCGGGGCGCGTCGATCGCGAGGGCCGGGAAGGCGCCCGCACAGCCGAAGTCGTGGCAGAAGATCGCCGCGACGAACGAGGTGCACGGCGACTGA
- a CDS encoding 3-hydroxyacyl-CoA dehydrogenase NAD-binding domain-containing protein gives MSTQSTTIRWEQDRTGVVTLVIDDPDQSANTMNQAFRDSLAVITDRLEAEKDTIRGVIITSAKKTFFAGGDLRDLIRVTPETAQELFDGGLAIKRNLRRIETLGKPVVAAINGAALGGGYEIALACHHRIALDTPGSKIGCPEVTLGLLPGGGGVVRTVRLLGIADALLRVLLQGTQYAPQRALQNGLVDDVATTQDELLAKARAFIEANPESQQPWDKPGYRIPGGTPANPKFAANLPAFPASLRKQTNGAPYPAPRNILAAAVEGAQVDFETAQVIEARYFVELAAGQTSKNMIQAFFFDLQAVNSGANRPKGVEPRQVRKVAVLGAGMMGAGIAYSCARAGIQVVLKDVTPEAAAKGKAYSEKLCAKAVSRGRTTQEKAEALLARITPTADPQDLAGCDAVIEAVFEDSALKHKVFQEIQHIVEPDALLCSNTSTLPITALAEGVDRQGDFIGLHFFSPVDKMPLVEIIKGERTGEEALARAFDLVRQIKKTPIVVNDSRGFFTSRVIGHFLNEGVAMVGEGIEPASIEQAAAQAGYPAKVLSLMDELTLTLPRKIRKETRQAVEEAGGTWTPHPAEAVIDRMVDEFGRTGRSGGGGFYDYGDDGKRSALWPGLREHFTRPGAEIPFRDMQERMLFAEALDTVRLLEEGVLTSVADANIGSIFGIGFPGWTGGVLQYINGYEGGLPGFVSRARELADRYGDRFTPPALLVEKAEKGERFGDA, from the coding sequence ATGAGCACTCAGTCCACGACCATCCGCTGGGAACAGGACCGCACCGGCGTCGTCACCCTCGTCATCGACGACCCCGACCAGTCCGCCAACACCATGAACCAGGCGTTCCGCGACTCCCTCGCGGTGATCACCGACCGCCTGGAGGCCGAGAAGGACACCATCCGCGGAGTCATCATCACCTCCGCCAAGAAGACCTTCTTCGCCGGCGGCGACCTGCGCGACCTGATCCGGGTCACCCCAGAGACCGCGCAGGAGCTCTTCGACGGCGGCCTCGCCATCAAGCGCAACCTGCGCCGCATCGAGACCCTCGGCAAGCCGGTCGTCGCCGCGATCAACGGCGCGGCCCTGGGCGGCGGTTACGAGATCGCCCTCGCCTGCCACCACCGCATCGCCCTCGACACGCCCGGCTCCAAGATCGGCTGCCCCGAGGTCACCCTCGGCCTGCTCCCCGGCGGCGGCGGTGTGGTCCGCACGGTCCGCCTGCTGGGCATCGCCGACGCGCTGCTCAGGGTCCTGCTCCAGGGCACCCAGTACGCCCCGCAGCGCGCCCTCCAGAACGGCCTGGTCGACGACGTGGCCACCACCCAGGACGAACTCCTCGCCAAGGCCCGCGCGTTCATCGAGGCCAACCCGGAGTCCCAGCAGCCCTGGGACAAGCCGGGCTACCGCATCCCCGGCGGCACGCCCGCCAACCCGAAGTTCGCGGCGAACCTGCCCGCCTTCCCGGCGAGCCTGCGCAAGCAGACCAACGGCGCCCCCTACCCGGCCCCGCGCAACATCCTCGCGGCCGCCGTGGAGGGCGCCCAGGTCGACTTCGAGACCGCGCAGGTCATCGAGGCGCGCTACTTCGTCGAACTGGCGGCGGGCCAGACCTCGAAGAACATGATCCAGGCGTTCTTCTTCGACCTCCAGGCGGTGAACTCCGGCGCCAACCGCCCCAAGGGCGTCGAGCCCCGCCAGGTCCGCAAGGTGGCCGTGCTCGGCGCCGGCATGATGGGCGCGGGCATCGCGTACTCGTGCGCCCGCGCGGGCATCCAGGTCGTCCTGAAGGACGTGACACCGGAGGCGGCGGCCAAGGGCAAGGCCTACTCGGAGAAGCTCTGCGCGAAGGCGGTCTCCCGAGGCCGTACGACCCAGGAGAAGGCGGAGGCGCTCCTGGCCCGCATCACCCCGACGGCCGACCCCCAGGACCTGGCCGGCTGCGACGCGGTCATCGAGGCGGTGTTCGAGGACTCGGCGCTCAAGCACAAGGTCTTCCAGGAGATCCAGCACATCGTCGAGCCGGACGCGCTGCTGTGCTCCAACACCTCGACGCTCCCCATCACCGCCCTCGCCGAAGGGGTGGACCGCCAGGGCGACTTCATCGGCCTGCACTTCTTCTCGCCGGTCGACAAGATGCCGCTGGTCGAGATCATCAAGGGCGAGCGCACGGGCGAGGAGGCGCTGGCCCGCGCCTTCGACCTGGTCCGGCAGATCAAGAAGACGCCGATCGTCGTCAACGACTCGCGCGGCTTCTTCACCTCCCGCGTGATCGGCCACTTCCTCAACGAGGGCGTCGCCATGGTCGGCGAGGGCATCGAACCCGCGTCGATCGAGCAGGCGGCGGCGCAGGCGGGCTACCCGGCGAAGGTCCTCTCCCTGATGGACGAGCTGACGCTGACGCTCCCGCGCAAGATCCGCAAGGAGACCCGGCAGGCGGTGGAGGAGGCGGGCGGCACCTGGACACCCCACCCCGCCGAGGCGGTCATCGACCGCATGGTCGACGAGTTCGGCCGCACGGGGCGCAGCGGGGGAGGCGGTTTCTACGACTACGGCGACGACGGCAAGCGGTCCGCGCTGTGGCCGGGCCTGCGCGAGCACTTCACCCGCCCGGGCGCGGAGATCCCCTTCCGGGACATGCAGGAACGCATGCTCTTCGCCGAGGCCCTGGACACGGTCAGGCTCCTGGAGGAGGGCGTCCTGACCTCGGTCGCCGACGCCAACATCGGCTCGATCTTCGGCATCGGCTTCCCGGGCTGGACCGGCGGTGTCCTCCAGTACATCAACGGCTACGAGGGCGGTCTGCCGGGCTTCGTGTCCCGCGCGCGTGAGCTGGCGGACCGCTACGGGGACCGCTTCACCCCGCCGGCACTGCTGGTGGAGAAGGCGGAGAAGGGGGAGCGGTTCGGGGACGCGTGA
- a CDS encoding acetyl-CoA C-acetyltransferase, which produces MSTEAYVYDAIRTPRGRGKANGALHGTKPIDLVVGLIHEIRARFPDLDPAAVDDIVLGVVGPVGDQGSDIARIAAIAAGLPDTVAGVQENRFCASGLEAVNMAAAKVRSGWEDLVLAGGVESMSRVPMASDGGAWFNDPMTNLAVNFVPQGIGADLIATIEGFSRRDVDEYAALSQERAATAWKEGRFDRSVVPVKDRAGLTVLDHDEHLRPGTTADSLAKLKPSFADIGDLGGFDAVALQKYHWVEKIDHVHHAGNSSGIVDGASLVAIGSKEVGERYGLRPRARIVSAAVSGSEPTIMLTGPAPATRKALAKAGLSIDDIDLVEINEAFAAVVLRFVKDMGLSLDKVNVNGGAIALGHPLGATGAMILGSLIDELERQDKRYGLATLCVGGGMGIATIVERI; this is translated from the coding sequence GTGAGCACCGAAGCGTACGTGTACGACGCGATCCGCACCCCGCGCGGCCGCGGCAAGGCGAACGGCGCCCTGCACGGCACCAAGCCCATCGACCTGGTGGTGGGACTCATCCACGAGATCCGCGCCCGCTTCCCGGACCTGGACCCGGCGGCCGTCGACGACATCGTCCTCGGTGTCGTCGGACCGGTCGGCGACCAGGGCTCCGACATCGCCCGCATCGCCGCGATCGCCGCGGGCCTGCCGGACACGGTCGCGGGCGTCCAGGAGAACCGCTTCTGTGCGTCCGGCCTCGAAGCCGTCAACATGGCCGCCGCCAAGGTGCGTTCGGGCTGGGAGGACCTGGTCCTGGCGGGCGGTGTCGAGTCCATGTCCCGGGTGCCGATGGCTTCCGACGGCGGCGCCTGGTTCAACGACCCGATGACCAACCTGGCCGTCAACTTCGTGCCGCAGGGCATCGGGGCCGACCTCATCGCCACGATCGAGGGATTCTCACGGCGTGACGTCGACGAGTACGCGGCCCTCTCCCAGGAGCGTGCCGCCACGGCCTGGAAGGAGGGCCGCTTCGACCGCTCCGTCGTCCCGGTGAAGGACCGTGCGGGGCTGACCGTCCTCGACCACGACGAGCACCTGCGTCCGGGTACGACCGCCGACTCCCTCGCGAAGCTCAAGCCGTCCTTCGCGGACATCGGCGACCTGGGCGGCTTCGACGCCGTGGCGCTCCAGAAGTACCACTGGGTCGAGAAGATCGACCACGTCCACCACGCGGGCAACTCCTCCGGCATCGTGGACGGCGCCTCGCTCGTCGCGATCGGCTCCAAGGAGGTCGGCGAGCGCTACGGCCTGCGTCCCCGCGCGCGGATCGTCTCCGCGGCCGTCTCCGGCTCCGAGCCCACCATCATGCTCACCGGGCCCGCGCCCGCCACCCGCAAGGCGCTGGCCAAGGCCGGCCTCAGCATCGACGACATCGACCTGGTCGAGATCAACGAGGCCTTCGCGGCCGTCGTCCTGCGCTTCGTCAAGGACATGGGCCTCTCCCTGGACAAGGTCAACGTCAACGGCGGCGCGATCGCGCTGGGCCACCCGCTCGGCGCCACCGGCGCCATGATCCTGGGCAGCCTCATCGACGAACTCGAGCGCCAGGACAAGCGGTACGGCCTCGCGACGCTCTGTGTGGGCGGCGGCATGGGCATCGCCACCATCGTCGAGCGCATCTGA
- a CDS encoding DUF6766 family protein, translating to MTTRTRGFLRDNGLGLAFGIGFLLALAGQAIAGYADFNNQLTTEGLAQVGFGEYLMSSDFAVDVTENWQSEYLQFFLYITATVWLLQRGSPESKEMHKAGPESDRDQQVGAYAHRDSPRWAGVGGLRQAFYSRSLGLVMGTIFALSWLAQSISGVAAYNEEQLRQLQAPMSWGDYIGSADFWSRTLQNWQSELLAVASMAILSVYLRQRGSPESKPVGAAHTSTGVEG from the coding sequence ATGACCACACGCACCCGCGGCTTCCTGCGCGACAACGGCCTCGGCCTGGCCTTCGGCATCGGATTCCTGCTGGCTCTCGCCGGCCAGGCGATCGCGGGCTACGCGGACTTCAACAACCAGCTCACCACCGAAGGACTCGCCCAGGTCGGATTCGGCGAGTACCTCATGTCCTCCGACTTCGCCGTCGACGTGACGGAGAACTGGCAGTCGGAGTACCTCCAGTTCTTCCTCTACATCACCGCGACCGTCTGGCTCCTGCAGCGCGGCTCGCCCGAGTCGAAGGAGATGCACAAGGCCGGCCCGGAGTCCGACCGGGATCAGCAGGTCGGCGCGTACGCCCACCGGGACTCCCCGCGCTGGGCCGGCGTGGGCGGACTGCGGCAGGCGTTCTACTCCCGCTCCCTCGGCCTGGTCATGGGCACCATCTTCGCCCTCTCGTGGCTGGCCCAGTCGATCAGCGGAGTCGCCGCCTACAACGAGGAGCAACTACGGCAGCTCCAGGCCCCCATGAGCTGGGGCGACTACATCGGCTCCGCGGACTTCTGGAGCCGCACCCTCCAGAACTGGCAGTCCGAACTCCTCGCCGTGGCCTCGATGGCCATCCTCTCCGTCTACCTCCGACAGCGCGGCTCACCGGAGTCCAAGCCGGTCGGAGCGGCCCACACCTCGACGGGCGTCGAGGGATAG
- a CDS encoding thiamine pyrophosphate-binding protein, with product MGQRPALAVLDILRDEGVDRVFGNPGTTELPFLAALAQAENAPEYVLGVHEGSVVAMADGYARSTGRPAFVSLHIAAGLANGLIGLLNARRSRTPLVVTAGQQDRRHLQQDPMLSGDVIGLATPAVKATYDIQHARDLPLALRRAFALARRPPAGPVFLSVPTDLLQEDTELEIPPRTPTPPGGPAPGIERAAVLLGAAARPAIVAGDGVAREDALGALVRTAEACGATVHHQPMADALDFPTTHPLYAGMLPPRHDAVRAALAPYDTVLIAGAHAFTPHHYTPGPALPPGMTVLQLDSDPDEIGRNFPADAGLVGALAPSLHRLADLLRDRVPEHTAKARIVRAGEQHAAARERAEAAARAAYSPAPLAPWAAAHAVARGLPPDAVVVEEAITVGLLLRRHVRLERPGSYTHTVGGGLGWGIGAAVGRSLAEPGRPVVAVLGDGCTLFGLQGLWSAARQNTPVLFVVMNNGVYRTVQDTYTAMGAQGTCPGTELGPLDFTQAAHFFGVDAVRAESADHLRELVSGAGDLTGPQLVDVPLKASGGPARL from the coding sequence ATGGGTCAGCGTCCCGCGCTCGCCGTCCTGGACATCCTCCGCGACGAGGGCGTGGACCGCGTCTTCGGCAACCCGGGTACCACCGAACTCCCCTTCCTGGCCGCGCTCGCACAGGCGGAGAACGCCCCCGAGTACGTCCTCGGCGTCCACGAGGGCTCGGTGGTCGCCATGGCCGACGGCTACGCCCGCTCCACCGGCCGCCCCGCCTTCGTCAGCCTCCACATCGCGGCCGGCCTCGCCAACGGCCTCATCGGCCTCCTCAACGCCCGCCGCTCCCGCACCCCCCTCGTCGTCACGGCGGGCCAGCAGGACCGCCGCCACCTCCAGCAGGACCCCATGCTCTCCGGCGACGTCATCGGCCTCGCCACCCCCGCCGTGAAGGCGACGTACGACATCCAGCACGCCCGGGACCTGCCCCTGGCCCTCCGCCGCGCCTTCGCCCTCGCCCGACGCCCGCCCGCGGGCCCGGTGTTCCTCTCCGTCCCCACGGACCTCCTCCAGGAGGACACGGAACTGGAGATCCCGCCCCGCACCCCCACACCCCCCGGGGGCCCGGCCCCCGGCATCGAACGAGCCGCCGTACTCCTGGGAGCCGCCGCCCGCCCGGCGATCGTGGCCGGCGACGGCGTGGCGCGTGAGGACGCGCTCGGCGCACTGGTCCGCACCGCCGAGGCCTGCGGAGCCACCGTCCACCACCAACCCATGGCGGACGCCCTCGACTTCCCGACCACCCACCCCCTGTACGCCGGCATGCTCCCGCCCCGCCACGACGCGGTCCGTGCCGCCCTCGCCCCGTACGACACGGTCCTGATCGCCGGCGCCCACGCCTTCACCCCCCACCACTACACCCCCGGCCCCGCCCTGCCGCCCGGTATGACCGTCCTCCAACTCGACTCCGACCCGGACGAGATCGGCCGCAACTTCCCCGCCGACGCGGGACTCGTCGGAGCCCTCGCCCCCTCCCTGCACCGTCTCGCCGACCTGCTGCGGGACCGGGTGCCCGAGCACACCGCGAAGGCCCGCATCGTGCGCGCCGGTGAACAGCACGCCGCCGCACGCGAGCGGGCCGAAGCGGCGGCCCGCGCCGCCTACTCCCCGGCCCCGCTCGCCCCCTGGGCCGCCGCCCACGCCGTGGCGCGCGGCCTCCCGCCGGACGCCGTGGTCGTGGAGGAGGCCATCACCGTAGGTCTCCTGCTGCGCCGGCACGTACGACTGGAACGCCCCGGCAGCTACACCCACACCGTCGGCGGCGGCCTCGGCTGGGGCATCGGCGCCGCCGTCGGGCGGTCCCTCGCCGAACCGGGCCGCCCCGTCGTCGCCGTACTGGGCGACGGCTGCACCCTCTTCGGCCTCCAGGGACTGTGGAGCGCGGCCCGCCAGAACACCCCCGTGCTCTTCGTGGTCATGAACAACGGCGTCTACCGAACCGTCCAGGACACCTACACCGCGATGGGCGCCCAAGGCACCTGCCCCGGCACCGAGTTGGGCCCGCTCGACTTCACCCAGGCGGCCCACTTCTTCGGCGTCGACGCGGTCCGGGCCGAGAGCGCGGACCACCTGAGGGAGCTGGTGTCCGGCGCGGGCGACCTCACGGGGCCGCAGCTCGTCGACGTACCCCTCAAGGCGTCAGGAGGACCGGCCCGTCTCTGA
- a CDS encoding amino acid permease, giving the protein MSKDAAQSAQATVSTARPQAARVPADAGDAGYSKDLKSRHVNMIAIGGAIGTGLFLGAGGRLHTAGPALALAYLVCGVFAFFVVRALGELVLYRPSSGSFVSYAREFLGEKGAYVAGWMYFLNWSTTGIADITAIALYTHYWSLFTDIPQWTLALVALAVVLAVNLISVKIFGEMEFWFAIIKVATLVGFMLIGVFLLATRHEVGGRTPGASVITDSGGVLPHGLMPVVLVMQGVIFAYAALELVGVAAGETAHPEKVVPRAVNSIMWRVGLFYVGSVVLLALLLPASLYSADESPFVTVLSKVGVPAAGDVMNLVVLTAAMSSLNSGLYSTGRILRSMATAGSAPRFTARMNRSQVPYGGILLTCAVCVLGVGLNYLVPSQAFEIVLNIASLGVISTWVIIMVCHLVFVRRARAGLLTRPTFRLPFSPATEITTITFLLACLAMMWNDPEVGRKTLLLIPLIGVLLVAGWFGVRHRVATTTDGRPTDLTH; this is encoded by the coding sequence GTGAGCAAGGACGCCGCGCAATCGGCCCAGGCCACCGTCAGTACCGCCCGCCCCCAGGCGGCGCGGGTGCCCGCGGACGCGGGGGACGCCGGCTACAGCAAGGACCTCAAGTCCCGCCACGTCAACATGATCGCCATCGGCGGCGCGATCGGCACCGGCCTCTTCCTGGGCGCCGGCGGGCGCCTCCACACCGCGGGCCCGGCGCTGGCGCTGGCGTACCTCGTGTGCGGCGTCTTCGCCTTCTTCGTCGTCCGCGCCCTGGGCGAGCTGGTCCTGTACCGCCCCTCCTCGGGCTCCTTCGTGTCGTACGCACGGGAGTTCCTCGGTGAGAAGGGCGCGTACGTCGCCGGGTGGATGTACTTCCTGAACTGGTCGACGACCGGCATCGCCGACATCACGGCGATCGCGCTCTACACGCACTACTGGAGCCTGTTCACCGACATCCCACAGTGGACGCTCGCGCTCGTCGCCCTCGCGGTGGTGCTGGCCGTGAACCTGATCTCGGTGAAGATCTTCGGCGAGATGGAGTTCTGGTTCGCGATCATCAAGGTCGCCACGCTCGTGGGGTTCATGCTGATCGGCGTCTTCCTGCTCGCCACCCGGCACGAGGTGGGCGGACGGACGCCAGGAGCGAGCGTGATCACCGACAGCGGCGGTGTCCTCCCGCACGGCCTGATGCCGGTCGTCCTCGTCATGCAGGGTGTGATCTTCGCGTACGCCGCGCTGGAGCTGGTCGGTGTCGCGGCGGGCGAGACGGCGCACCCGGAGAAGGTCGTCCCGCGCGCGGTGAACTCGATCATGTGGCGTGTCGGCCTCTTCTACGTCGGTTCGGTCGTCCTCCTGGCCCTGCTGCTCCCGGCCTCGCTGTACTCGGCCGACGAGAGCCCCTTCGTCACCGTCCTCTCCAAGGTCGGCGTCCCGGCGGCGGGCGACGTGATGAACCTGGTGGTCCTCACGGCGGCGATGTCCTCCCTGAACTCCGGGCTCTACTCCACGGGCCGCATCCTGCGCTCCATGGCGACGGCGGGCTCGGCGCCGAGGTTCACGGCGCGGATGAACCGCAGCCAGGTGCCGTACGGCGGCATCCTGCTCACCTGCGCGGTGTGCGTGCTGGGCGTCGGCCTCAACTACCTCGTGCCGAGCCAGGCCTTCGAGATCGTGCTGAACATCGCGTCCCTCGGCGTCATCAGCACGTGGGTGATCATCATGGTCTGCCACCTGGTCTTTGTCCGCCGCGCCCGCGCGGGCCTCCTCACCCGCCCCACCTTCCGCCTCCCCTTCAGCCCGGCCACCGAGATCACCACGATCACCTTCCTCCTGGCCTGCCTCGCCATGATGTGGAACGACCCGGAGGTGGGCCGCAAGACCCTCCTCCTCATCCCCCTGATCGGAGTCCTCCTGGTGGCCGGCTGGTTCGGAGTCCGCCACAGGGTGGCCACGACGACAGACGGCCGGCCCACCGACCTCACGCACTGA
- a CDS encoding MerR family transcriptional regulator — protein MTTDTTPAAGDDAEEPDRTVEEPALTVDELAARAGVTVRTVRFYGTRGLLPPPVIGPRRVGHYGREHLARLALIEELQHQGMTLAAIERYMQQLPSDLSAHDLAIHRAVVASWAPDLVEPVTREELQRRAGRALDDDDLERLAAMGVVRQDGDTCLVDLGLLRLGVGLLDVPLSQEAILASRKVLIEHSRAAAHELSQLFRGEVSRRDARDVKSLSAHMEPLVVQALLTTFQRSLKEELREWSSETGRSS, from the coding sequence ATGACGACCGACACCACCCCTGCCGCCGGGGACGACGCCGAGGAGCCGGACCGCACCGTCGAGGAGCCCGCCCTCACCGTCGACGAGCTCGCCGCACGGGCGGGGGTCACGGTCCGCACGGTCCGCTTCTACGGCACGCGAGGGCTGCTGCCCCCGCCGGTGATCGGTCCGCGCCGGGTCGGTCACTACGGCCGTGAGCACCTCGCCCGCCTGGCGCTGATCGAGGAGCTCCAGCACCAGGGCATGACGCTGGCGGCGATCGAGCGGTACATGCAGCAGCTGCCGTCCGACCTGAGCGCCCACGACCTCGCGATCCACCGGGCCGTGGTGGCCTCCTGGGCCCCCGATCTCGTGGAGCCGGTGACCCGCGAGGAGCTCCAGCGGCGGGCCGGGCGGGCGCTCGACGACGACGACCTGGAACGGCTCGCCGCGATGGGTGTCGTACGGCAGGACGGCGACACCTGTCTGGTCGACCTGGGCCTGCTCCGGCTGGGCGTCGGGCTGCTGGACGTCCCGCTGTCCCAGGAGGCGATCCTGGCCTCGCGAAAGGTGCTCATCGAGCACTCCCGGGCCGCCGCGCACGAGTTGTCGCAACTGTTCCGCGGCGAGGTCTCCAGGCGCGACGCACGGGACGTGAAGTCACTGTCCGCGCACATGGAACCCCTGGTCGTACAGGCCCTGTTGACCACCTTCCAGCGGTCCCTGAAGGAGGAGCTGCGGGAGTGGTCGTCAGAGACGGGCCGGTCCTCCTGA